The segment GATGCCTCCTAACAATCGACAACAGACCGACCGTCGGTTTGTTCTAATTTAATCTTATCCCTAATTGCATGAACTGTCAAGTTTAACAAATTCATTTTAAGTCTATTACATGAGGAAACTGCATAATTACATTCAAAAAGAAGATCAAACTATATCTAGTAGAGTAGTGTCTTTAGCATATCAATATCTATTATGCAATATCCCTTGTGATCTATTGTGAAATTTCCTCACTTATTAGCCATACGCTTATGATATCTTGGAAGAATAATGAATTTAGCGAATATTGGTAGTAACAAATTAAACATAAAACCAATAACCATATAGATATTTAGGTAGGGATTTGTTATCGTTCCACTTTTGCCTAATAGATTAATCATGACAATTGCATAAGGTGTATGCAAAAGAAAAGAGGATCTAATTCCTGGATTAATGATCATTTTCCCCTTTATTCCCATAGCTAAATGCGAGAGCGCTTGAAAAATTAAAAAATACGGAATCCAAGCAGCAAAGCCTAAATTCAAAAAACCAAGTCCAGAAAACACTGGAATCACAAGCCAAATATAAATCATATTTATCCAAAATACAACTTCTCTATCAATTGGAAGCACTTTATCATTTGATTTGACACCTAGTAAGTTTTCATTAAAAAACGCTGTGAATCCACCCGGAAGAATATATTCCTCAATTTCATGTATTAAATACATTGGAAAGGCTAGCAGAAGCATAAATTCGATCAACTCAAGTTTTGAATATAGTGGTAATAAAGTTGCAAGTACATAAAGCAAAACTACTATCGCAGTTTTTTGCCAATTATCTTTTAACCATTCAATATAACTCTTGCCCATAACAACCTCCATTATCTACAGATATAAAAGTCACTTGCTTGAAATCACACACTGTGATATACACTTATTATAATCTACCACGTTAAAAATGAATCAACAATATTGCTTAAATTGTCTATGCACTTATGAGGATAAGGAGAATTATCCACTGGATACGAAATGATATGAAAGTTTCATTATCTGAAATCAGCGGACTTATGCAAAACTTTGAAATGGAGATAATGGTGCCGCTCACCGAGTAGCTGTATAACGGTGCCGTAGAGAAATGAGTGACACTGACATACGGCATGTGGGTGAACGGCACGAGTTGTTTTATGATTCGGAGCCAGCTGAATGTTCCTGTCGATACAGGAGTCGTTTACTTAGCCCAGAAAGAAGTTCTAGTGGATCCTGTGGATCTAACCAAATACGATGAAAAATACGGAATGGTGGTGCAATGATGAAACAACCGAATGTGAATAAAGATAAAATTGCATTCTATGCAAAGCAGCTAAGAATGCCGACTCTTAATAGATACCAAGATGTCATACGACAGATGGACAAGCATGAAAGCTATGATGACTTCTTGATCGAGCTATTGAAAAATGAAACTGAATCAAGGTCGGAAAACAGGCGTAAACGCCGGCTTAAAGCAGCGAGCTTCCCTTTTCACAAGACCTTTGATGAAATGGATCTGAAGCGCTATGAGCACGTGTCAGAGGCTACTCTACGAGAGCTAGCGACATGTGACTTTATCAGCAAGGGACAGAATATTGTTATGATCGGCAATACTGGCCGTGGCAAAACCCATTATTCAATCGCGCTTGGTATCAATGCTTGTCTACAAGGATTCAACGTCAAGTTTTACACAGCAGCTAACCTGTCAAATGAACTCATAGACGCAGCTGAATACAAAAGATTAATCAAACTTGAAAAACAACTTTCTAAGGTGGACCTACTCATCATTGATGAAGCATCCTACATTACTTTTAGTCGGCACCAATCGGAACTGCTCTTTAAAGTCATTGCCGATAGAGCTGAGAAGAAAAGTGTCATAATATCAACGAATCTGAAATTCTCAGATTGGACTGAGCTGTTTGAGAATGAAACAATGGTAGCAGCATTGATTGACAGGTTGACCTTTAGGTCACATGTGTTAAACATGAATGGAACCTCTTATAGAAGAGAGCATTCGGCACCTCAAATCGAGGAGGTGAACAATCATGTATAAACCACAAGCACCGGATATCGAGTTGGAAACTTGCCTTGAGCAGCTGAAAGCGGCCTACTCAGAAGTCAAAGGTGACAATGAACGTTTGCAGTCTTATGCAGATCTTCTTCAGGCAATACTCGAATACCATAAGATTGATTATCCGGCTTTCGAGTCTCCAGAAGAACAGAACTTTTAGTTTATTATTAGGGAAATCTCAGTAATGACTTTTCCCTAATTTTATACAGTCAGTGGTAAACAAATTCGTGAGCGTTATCAGATTAATGGTAAACGAATTGATGATCACTAGTGGTAAAGAAATTCATGAGCGAGTGGTAAACTTTTTCATTGACATTCACAATAATGCAAACTTGTAAATTTCTAGAATATTAAAAACTCAAAGAAAAAGATAGTAATTATTTAATACAGTCTAAATATACTTTGGATTTTTAGAAGATTCAAATACCAAACTTCTATTATAACTAAGTTTTATAGTAATACCATTTTAACAACAATTTCCTACTTATTCAATTGCCGTTACTTATAATACGTTACCATAACGGGTTAAAGTGAATTTAATATAAATCACCATATCAGAAGAAACCGGACGAATTCAATTCGTCCGGTTTCTGTTTTTCAATAAATATTTTGTCAATCTGCCTCGGCCAATCTGAGCTACTAAGTTCAGATCTCTCAAGCGACTTAATAGATCAAAGGTTTGAGATTTCTTAAGCCCAAGTTCTTCTTCAATAGTGGCTCGACTTAAAGCATCACCCATTTCAAGAAGTTTATAAATCAACCGTTCTTTTTCATTCAGCTTATATGCTTCCCGCTCTACCGGTTGATATGTATTTGCTTCCGGTTGATTTGTTTTTGGCAGTATTACAACAATACAATTTTCAAGAATTTCAAACTTTGGATTTACAGCATAGTCCCGATAATGTTCCTTAATTCTTCGAACACCTTTCGCTAACTTCTCAATTTTTTTTAACGCAAAAATATATCTGCTAAAACTTGATTCCTAATAAACGACACATGAGGTTATTATACACCTCGTAAATCCATTTTTTACACACAATTTCTTAAGCTATTCCACTTGAATTGTTGCTTCGGACGTCCTATTTTCCCATATCTATAATCGGCTCTTACAACATCATACTCTAATAGATGCTTTAAATATCTATGAACTGTTTGATATGCAAGTCCTGTATTCTCAGATATTTCTTCAATAGTATACTCATTTTCATTATTCTTCATGAATTCAATAATTATATCAAGCGTATTTATATTTATTCCCTTAGTATAATCCCTATATTGAGCTGTATTTTCTGATTTAGAGGAATCAGCATTATCACTCTTTTTTTTAAGTGATGAAAATTTGAGATGCACCGATATCCGAGATATCAGATCTGGTGCTTTTATAGGCTTTAGTGCAAAATCATTAGCTCCATTGGATATGAATAAATCTGCTACCTGTTGCTTTTCATCAACCGTCAAAACAATAATTGGCACGTCCGGATCTTTTTCGCGAATCATTTTTACACCTTCAAGTCCATTAATTTTGGGCATGTGATAATCTATAAGTATTAAATCTATCTCCTCATTCATCAGAATTTCAAGCCCCTCTTTTACCAAAGATGCCGTTTTGGGTTCCCATCCTTTAAAATCACAGATCTGACTCAGAGCATATCTAATATCAGCATTATCATCTATAATTAATATTCTCTTCATTCCCAACCTCCCATTCGACTCTTGGTATCTTAATCCATGTTGTTGTACCCTGGTCAACAATCGATCTCATCTCAATTAAGCCATCATGACGTTCAACAACATTTTTTATATAGGTAAGACCTAAACCAAAAGAATCCTTTGTACTAAATCCCTTTTCCCATATCTGGCTGATTAAGTCCGGTTCAATGCCAGTACCGTTGTCTTCAATTTCTATTATTATATCCTGCCCAATAGAGTGAATACGAATATCCACACGTCCACGATGAGGAGGAAGTGCAGCTATACTGTTTGTTACAACATTTATTATCATTCTTGAGAATCTTACTCGGTTGACCGATATATATGCATCTTTGCATTTACACTTGAAGCAAACCGATTCATTGCCTTCCAAAGACGATATTTGAGACATAATACCTAACAACAATTCCTCTACAAGGATAACTTTCCTTTTATTTTCATTGAGTATCTCTGATATCATAATATTTAACTGCTCGACTGATTCTGATACCCTGCTCATGTATTCTTTTACTTTCGGATTAACTGTAATCATTTCAGAAACCGATACTAAAGCTTGAATAGAAGTCAATGGGCTCTTCAAGTCGTGAACAAGGTATTGTTGCTCCTCGTAAGTCCTGGCCTTAAGCCCTTGGATTCGTGCTTCTACAAGCTGCATTTCCATTTTCTTTTGTGTTTCAGCGGCATCTAATATTCTATTTTGGTCCATGAGAATCTTTAAAATCATAAGTGCATTGCTCGTAAATATAACAAAGAACACCAATGCCGAAAAAGTGAGTACCCCTGTTGAATCAGTAACTTCAGCGATTGACTTTACATCCGCCGAAACCTCACCATGCCCAAATCCGTACTTCGATAAAAATGGTACAATGTCAAGCCACTGAAATCCCATCAGCAGCAAAGCAAGAAAAATTGATTTTGATAACAGTTTTACGTGCTTTAGCTCTGTTTTAACAAACAAAAACATTACACACAGCATCATATAAGCCGGCATTCCAAAACTGTATTTGACATGGTATAACATATTTATCATTGCATAAATCACAGGTATACACAGAAATGAAACCATAGTAAATAGCGTTCTGTACAAGTTATCAACCAGATTCGTATGTCCCTCATCTATACATACAAATACAGCCATATATATGGGGAGAGCTCTAATTGAGTTCATCAAAACCAGCTTAAATGCTGCTAAAATAAGTAAACCTTGTTGCATGCTACCAACACCTATATATAGGTCTGAATATATCTTAAGACTGCTTACATTGATTACTCGTGGCAGCCCCAATGACACTGCTATCAAGATCATAACCCATGCCATTTTTAGATAGTATACAGTCACGAATTTTTTTGCTTTTTTCCTTACGCTGCAAATATCCATCTCTAATCACCACCATTAAGAATAGCAATATCCCCGCACAAACAGATACGCCATAGTAAATCCGGCCCACAAACACATCACCTTCCCCAGGCTTGGCAATAATATCGGGTTCAATTGGAAGCTGATACTTTACTGCTATGTCAACTACATTCAACATTTGAATAACAGGCTTGTCCAGTCCAAGAAATCGACCAATGAGTCCATCTTCACGATAATTCAATTTCTGCGTCGGCAGAATTAAGCCATAATCCCATGTATACCCAATATCAGAATGAAACTGAGATACTAAATTTCCTCCCACATTGATCAGAACCTTTGCATCTTTCATTAAGTTCATCCGTTTGTCTAAATTGGTATTTATGTTAGGTTCATTGTAAATGGTGTATCCGTACCTCGCCAATCGCTCTTCAATATTCAGGAGTATTTCAGGATCCATGTTGAGGCCTATATCTCCATCGCCTCCAGGTGAAACCAATATCGATCGTACAGAAATCAAACCCGCTTCATAAACTTGATGCTCCATATCTTGATATGTTTGTTTAGGATCATTCGCACCGTATGTCGATGATCCAATGGATGATATTATTACCGGAATACATCCCAACTCTTCGACCGCCACAATGGCAGCAAAATTTAATGCCGGAAACGAACCCGAAAGATTTATTGCTACCTCGTCTCCACGCTTCAAACCGCAAGCTAAAAGCATGTCCATAATAACTGCTGAAAAGTTTGGGTTTATTGAGGTTTTCTTTGATTTTATGCTCCCTAAAGTCGTTGTAATACCGCTGTAATCTTTTCCAATTAAGTCATGGGTGTGCAAGTATTCTCTCTCTTTTCCCGCAATGTTCATGAAAATACTCAGTGTTCTTTCACTCGCTCGAAGTTTTTCATCATAGTATGGATACTCCCCAATCTTTGATGTGCTAATAGCCAATACAAATGTGAAGAGCGCCGCCAACAAAATCAAGATGTTTCTATCACGCAGTCTATTCAAAAGATCACCTTTCCTTGAAACAAGAGAAGTACCAAGTAGAGTACAGAAGTGAGACTTCCGGTGTGTAACAGCGTTATCCAAATGCCCTGCTTTTTCATCTCATGCGCCATCAGACCTGGTATAATCATGCCGATTGATGTCAACAGAATAGTGCCATCAAATACATAAGCCAAAACAGAAGAAATAATCGTTCTTAAAACAAATGCTATAAGAATCGCAGCCACAAATTGACGTTTCCCATATAAAAATAATTTATCCCCAATATAACCAAGTATTAACGCTGTAGCAATGGCAATGATCAGAGTGTAAAAAATTTTATGTGGCTGATCTATAAAAAGAGCTAGGTACCCTGGTGTAATAATCCCGCTTGGTGATATACCAATCCATTCATCATACAATAAGCTCACCACAATACTAAAAGTTAAAAATGACTCAAGCATGTAACTCCTCCATCATTTTCTCTGCAAAACCCTTCAAATTTCCTATTCCAACGACCAGCCACTCATCATATTCAATGTCATCAATGTTATCAACACATACAATCATACCTTCGTACCCGTTTTGAACCAGTTTCCTTCGATTATACGATTTCATTGATCCGCTCAGATAAATGCGCTCAGGATTCAGACACACCAACCATGACAAGAACATGAGCCTTCTTAATGGACGGTCAATTCGATCATTGAATAGTACAGCTTTTCTCATCGTCTCATATTTTTTGACAAGCTTTTGGTAAAACAGTTGTGTTGAATCCAAGTCATTGATGGCAAACCCATATGCAACAACACCTGAACCCATTTCAATTTCTTTTGAAGAATACACATCGCGTACCCTTTTCGAAATGCCTTTAACGGTGGTAAAAATGTCCCATCCCATTATTTCAGCTACTTGAAGAGCCATAGCACAATTATCCTCATGCTCACTCTCTATCTCCATGATTTGTTTAATACAAGAGTCCAAACCCTTTTCAACAGGAAATTCACGATATTCTTTTCTTACCTTACATACGCTTCCTTTTATTTCAGCTACCTTTATGAAGCGTTCCAAATAGGAGGACTTCTCAACTACAACCACGCTATCCTCAGTTATTGATTGCGCTAAATTTTGGGCTATTTCATCACGATTCATGCCCATGACTTCCATATGATCTAGCCGAACATTGGTAATCAATGTGAGATTAGGCCTGATCATTTCGGAGCTCTTTTTTTGCAAATAAGGATTAACAGCCATACATTCAATAATCAAAATATCTGCATTTTGCTTTGCAGCTAAATATAACATCTTTTTTTGTTCCAGAATGTTTGGCATTTTCCGACGCTGAATACTCACACGCTTACCATCAACCCCTCGATATTCAGGCTTGGTACCTGTAACCTTTGAAAAAGTTTTATACCCTATTTCACGAGATATACCATCCAGCATCCAGACCAAGGTTGACTTTCCTCTTATGCCATTCACGTGTATAACATATGGCAGCCTCTCCCTTACTCTCCTTAAATACCACCCTTCGATTATAAGAAATCCAAAGTATACTAATACCGTGTATGTTGTAATTGTCTTTATCATTTACGTCACTCCCATACTCCATCCAAGTGATAATCGTCATTACTTCTTGGTTTTAAGTGAATCACTAAAAATGAAATCGCGCTACAAGTATTAACGGTCAAACTTCAACAAAATCAGTTTGGTAGGTTAATTCTCAGAACGCAATTAATCCACTACAAGACCTTCAATAACTTTTACAGCTTTAGGAATTGAAGGAACATAAATGACATAAGAGTCATTGGTATTCATGGTCTCTATACTATTTCTTACTTCTTCTTTCTCATTCACTACGATCAGAATATCAGCACTTGAAAGCACTTTTGAAATCAGTTTCGAAGTAAGGTCACCTTTTTTAAATTCGCCTCCTCTAAATACCGATATAAGGGTCAAATCATACTCATTTGCATACAGTAGCATGTCATCAACTCGTTGCAATTCCTCTTCAGGCTTGACCCCTGAAGAACTCAACCCTTTAACGGATGCACCTACCACAGCAATTATGGTCTTTATGTCCAGAAGATTTTCAGCATTCACGTAGGGATCATATCTAAAGTTCACTTTTTCCTTCTCAAAAAGCACTTTTAAGAGTGCAACATCGGCACTCTGTCCAAAAGATGTGAGCACTACTGGTTCCTGTCCAATTATGCCCACACTAACTAAGGTGTTCACTTCAAAACCCTTTTTTTCCAACTCAACTTTTTCCTTTAATGCAAGATGCACATACACCGTCGTAATAAGCATTATGCCACTTAGCAGTAGCATGGTTGCAATTCTTCTTTTTTTCATAATATTCCTCTTTGATTAAAGCTTATTTAATCTTAGGATTCATTTCCTTACATGCTTAAATATTTTATTCAAAATAGGAAAAGCTCCAGTAGTCAATCTATTATATCTGAAACTATTACATATACGCAAGATTAACTACTGGAGTTTTATGTGTGCCAATCAATTTTGAAACTAGACGCTTATTCGCTGTCTTGTTTTTTTAATAACCTAGTGCTTTACCATCACGTCTTGGATCAGCTCCACCCCTAAGAGTTCCGTCTTCTAGCATGATAACAGCATGTACACCACCGTAGTAATCATCCCAATCCAAAGTACGTGTAATTTTATGTCCCATTTCTGCCAATTCGTCCGAAACGGCTTCCGGAATACGTCCCTCCAGCTTAAGCTCCTCGTAGCCATCAAAGAATCTTGGCGCATCAATGGCTTCTTGAACATCCATATCATGGTCAATGACATGGCTGATCACTTGAGCAACAGTTGTAATGATACGTGTTCCACCTGGTGACCCAACTGACATAACAGGTTTGCCGTCCTTTAATACCAACGTCGGGCTCATTGAAGAAAGCGGTCTTTTATTACCATCAATTGAATTGGCCAGACCCGATCCAGTTGCAAAATCACCACACTCACTGTTAAGAAGAATCCCTGTTCCTTTTGCCATTACACCAGATCCACCGTTATTTGACTTTGTAAGAGATACCATATTCCCTTCTTTGTCCATAATGGAGATATGCGATGTATTGGTGCTGTGATAAATATACGGATCACCTGAGGTATAGGATTGAGATACCGAAAGATCAATCTCTTTAGCTCTTTCACTAGCATATTCCTTACTTGTTAAACCTTCTAGTGGGACATCAACAAAGTCTGTATCCGCCATGTATTCACCTCTATCAGAATAAGCTATTTTGAACGCTTCTGATAATAAGTGAATATACTCTGGTGAGTTGACTTCGAGTGCACCAACATCAAAATTCTCTAAAATGTTCAAGATTTCAACAATCGTTGTCCCACCGGATGATGATGGAGGCGAAGATATTATCTCATATCCTCGATAAGATCCAACGATCGGTTCACGAACCTTCACTTCATAGTTTGCAAGGTCTTCAAGGGACATCACGCCGCCATCAGCATTGACCGAATCAACAATAGCCTGAGCAATTTCCCCTGTATAAAATGCGCTTTCGCCTTCGTTGCTGATTCTCTCAAGTGAATGTGCAAGCTTTTCATTGGTATAGATATCGCCAACCTCATACGGCAGCCCATTTTTATAGTATGTTTCAGCAGTCTCAGGCTGATAGCCGTAGTAATCATACCAGTCTCCTGTTGCTTTTTTAAAGAACGGGCCTACTGGGAATCCATCACGAGCCAATTCAATCGCCGGTGCCATGATTGTCTGTCGATCCATTGTACCGTATGTCTCTAAAGCATATAAAAGACCTTTTACTTCACCTGGAACGCCTACAGTATATCCGCCGATATATGTATAGTTCCCACTCTCATCTTTTGGCCAATTCTCAGGTGTAGCTGCCGATGCAGCTGTTTCTCTAAAATCAATGAATTTAGTTTCACCGGTTTCAGCAAATCTAACGGTCATAAAACCACCGCCGCCTATGCCTGAATAGTAGGACTCGACAGCACTGATTCCAAACGCGACTGCCACTGCAGCATCAATGGCATTACCACCTGCCTCAAGAATGTCCGTTCCAATCTTTGACGCAAAATAGTTTGCAGAAGATACCACTCCATTTTCACCATTTCCGTCTCTTTCGCCTCTTTTAAAGTTGCCATCTTTGTCATATGGATACCATACATCCTCCGACACAGAAACTTCATCCACTTGCTCTGTGGATTCCACTTGAGTCTCTTGGGAACTTGCTTCACCCGTCTCAGGTGCTTTTGAACTGGTACAGCCTGTAGCTGAAATCACCAGCGACAAGCTCAAGAGTAACGCAATAATTTTCTTGTGCATTTGATTTCCCCCTTTAAATTAGTTGTTTTGCTCTTTTCTATTCCAAGCGCAGCTTCTACAAAACACCTCTTATGCAGTAGCACGCTGAGAACTCCATTCATAGCGATCTTTCTATGCGCCGATGCACGCTCTACACAAGCATCTTATTCACTCATATCAATGAGAGCTTTACTCAGCTCTACATGTTCTAAAACTCTTAAATCCAATTGGTCAAGACGGTTCGTTTCAATCGTATATGCCGGTATTTTCAACATATCCGAAGCGTATTGATTTAAACTACCCGATACTGGATTGTTTAAGTACGTAAATCCTTTAACTTGAGTAACTTTGCTCCCGACTCGATCAAACAAAGTCACAACATCAAGTAAACTCGCTCCATATTTTCCAACGATTATTGAGTCTTCAATTTGATCAGCGTTACCAATAGAAGGCAAAGCCTCATGTAGATCAATAACTAAATCAACGTCAAACTCAACCATCATCTGTATCACTTCATCAACGACTGGATTCCTGACAGTATTATCAGAAAATAAGCGATTGAGATCCCCTTGTCCAAAGGCGGTTCTTTGATTCAGCAATACAGCCGGCTGATTCACCACCGGAATAACAATCAACGATCCATCCTTCAAGCGCATATCACTCAGTACCTCTGCAGCCCTAATTCCAGCAACTTCATCCCCATGAATGCCTGCTACTATCATTCTGACACGTCCTTCTTTGCTTGCTACAATTATATGGGCCTCAGTTTCGTAGACAGTATCTTTACAGAGTGTAATGATATAATTCTCCTGTTTATTGTCAAGTGCAGAAGATGCAAAATAGAACAAAGTGCAAGTCAGCACGCCTAAAAGGAAATATTTTATAAATGGTCTCATTAGTTTAAGTACGCACCAACACCGTTTTCTACAATGTCATCATAGGCTGGCAAATTCTTTATGATCAAATTTGCTTCATTTTGATCTGAATATGCCTTTGCAACCGATAAAATGCCAACAATCTGTCGTCCTACCCGAACTTCTAGCGGATGACCCAAACTATCAAACGGTACGTACAGTCTCCCTGCTTTAAATGCTTTTTCGTAAAACTTGTCCTTGCCTGTTAGAATCAACTCTTCGTTTGTTTTCCCACGTAGCCGACCCTGAGATGGATTTGCAGTCTCCATCAACATTGCTAACGTCTCAGTAGCATCGCCTAGTTCCCTATGGGAGAGGCCTCTTAAATTAACAGGCGAAGGTTCAATTCCCATATTAATACCTTGTAATTGAAGGTCAATTATGGCCATGGATGAAATGTTCATCGCCTTCTCATGGGAAACCAAGGCATTAATGACTGGATATTCTGGTGATGCTTCATGTAA is part of the Fusibacter sp. A1 genome and harbors:
- a CDS encoding DUF6305 family protein; amino-acid sequence: MKKRRIATMLLLSGIMLITTVYVHLALKEKVELEKKGFEVNTLVSVGIIGQEPVVLTSFGQSADVALLKVLFEKEKVNFRYDPYVNAENLLDIKTIIAVVGASVKGLSSSGVKPEEELQRVDDMLLYANEYDLTLISVFRGGEFKKGDLTSKLISKVLSSADILIVVNEKEEVRNSIETMNTNDSYVIYVPSIPKAVKVIEGLVVD
- the istB gene encoding IS21-like element helper ATPase IstB, which gives rise to MKQPNVNKDKIAFYAKQLRMPTLNRYQDVIRQMDKHESYDDFLIELLKNETESRSENRRKRRLKAASFPFHKTFDEMDLKRYEHVSEATLRELATCDFISKGQNIVMIGNTGRGKTHYSIALGINACLQGFNVKFYTAANLSNELIDAAEYKRLIKLEKQLSKVDLLIIDEASYITFSRHQSELLFKVIADRAEKKSVIISTNLKFSDWTELFENETMVAALIDRLTFRSHVLNMNGTSYRREHSAPQIEEVNNHV
- the pgsC gene encoding poly-gamma-glutamate biosynthesis protein PgsC, whose amino-acid sequence is MLESFLTFSIVVSLLYDEWIGISPSGIITPGYLALFIDQPHKIFYTLIIAIATALILGYIGDKLFLYGKRQFVAAILIAFVLRTIISSVLAYVFDGTILLTSIGMIIPGLMAHEMKKQGIWITLLHTGSLTSVLYLVLLLFQGKVIF
- a CDS encoding succinylglutamate desuccinylase/aspartoacylase family protein → MIVAGIHGDEVAGIRAAEVLSDMRLKDGSLIVIPVVNQPAVLLNQRTAFGQGDLNRLFSDNTVRNPVVDEVIQMMVEFDVDLVIDLHEALPSIGNADQIEDSIIVGKYGASLLDVVTLFDRVGSKVTQVKGFTYLNNPVSGSLNQYASDMLKIPAYTIETNRLDQLDLRVLEHVELSKALIDMSE
- a CDS encoding HXXEE domain-containing protein — translated: MGKSYIEWLKDNWQKTAIVVLLYVLATLLPLYSKLELIEFMLLLAFPMYLIHEIEEYILPGGFTAFFNENLLGVKSNDKVLPIDREVVFWINMIYIWLVIPVFSGLGFLNLGFAAWIPYFLIFQALSHLAMGIKGKMIINPGIRSSFLLHTPYAIVMINLLGKSGTITNPYLNIYMVIGFMFNLLLPIFAKFIILPRYHKRMANK
- a CDS encoding HAMP domain-containing sensor histidine kinase; amino-acid sequence: MQQGLLILAAFKLVLMNSIRALPIYMAVFVCIDEGHTNLVDNLYRTLFTMVSFLCIPVIYAMINMLYHVKYSFGMPAYMMLCVMFLFVKTELKHVKLLSKSIFLALLLMGFQWLDIVPFLSKYGFGHGEVSADVKSIAEVTDSTGVLTFSALVFFVIFTSNALMILKILMDQNRILDAAETQKKMEMQLVEARIQGLKARTYEEQQYLVHDLKSPLTSIQALVSVSEMITVNPKVKEYMSRVSESVEQLNIMISEILNENKRKVILVEELLLGIMSQISSLEGNESVCFKCKCKDAYISVNRVRFSRMIINVVTNSIAALPPHRGRVDIRIHSIGQDIIIEIEDNGTGIEPDLISQIWEKGFSTKDSFGLGLTYIKNVVERHDGLIEMRSIVDQGTTTWIKIPRVEWEVGNEENINYR
- the pgsB gene encoding poly-gamma-glutamate synthase PgsB translates to MIKTITTYTVLVYFGFLIIEGWYLRRVRERLPYVIHVNGIRGKSTLVWMLDGISREIGYKTFSKVTGTKPEYRGVDGKRVSIQRRKMPNILEQKKMLYLAAKQNADILIIECMAVNPYLQKKSSEMIRPNLTLITNVRLDHMEVMGMNRDEIAQNLAQSITEDSVVVVEKSSYLERFIKVAEIKGSVCKVRKEYREFPVEKGLDSCIKQIMEIESEHEDNCAMALQVAEIMGWDIFTTVKGISKRVRDVYSSKEIEMGSGVVAYGFAINDLDSTQLFYQKLVKKYETMRKAVLFNDRIDRPLRRLMFLSWLVCLNPERIYLSGSMKSYNRRKLVQNGYEGMIVCVDNIDDIEYDEWLVVGIGNLKGFAEKMMEELHA
- the pgsW gene encoding poly-gamma-glutamate system protein, giving the protein MNRLRDRNILILLAALFTFVLAISTSKIGEYPYYDEKLRASERTLSIFMNIAGKEREYLHTHDLIGKDYSGITTTLGSIKSKKTSINPNFSAVIMDMLLACGLKRGDEVAINLSGSFPALNFAAIVAVEELGCIPVIISSIGSSTYGANDPKQTYQDMEHQVYEAGLISVRSILVSPGGDGDIGLNMDPEILLNIEERLARYGYTIYNEPNINTNLDKRMNLMKDAKVLINVGGNLVSQFHSDIGYTWDYGLILPTQKLNYREDGLIGRFLGLDKPVIQMLNVVDIAVKYQLPIEPDIIAKPGEGDVFVGRIYYGVSVCAGILLFLMVVIRDGYLQRKEKSKKIRDCILSKNGMGYDLDSSVIGAATSNQCKQS
- a CDS encoding response regulator; the encoded protein is MKRILIIDDNADIRYALSQICDFKGWEPKTASLVKEGLEILMNEEIDLILIDYHMPKINGLEGVKMIREKDPDVPIIVLTVDEKQQVADLFISNGANDFALKPIKAPDLISRISVHLKFSSLKKKSDNADSSKSENTAQYRDYTKGININTLDIIIEFMKNNENEYTIEEISENTGLAYQTVHRYLKHLLEYDVVRADYRYGKIGRPKQQFKWNSLRNCV
- the ggt gene encoding gamma-glutamyltransferase — its product is MHKKIIALLLSLSLVISATGCTSSKAPETGEASSQETQVESTEQVDEVSVSEDVWYPYDKDGNFKRGERDGNGENGVVSSANYFASKIGTDILEAGGNAIDAAVAVAFGISAVESYYSGIGGGGFMTVRFAETGETKFIDFRETAASAATPENWPKDESGNYTYIGGYTVGVPGEVKGLLYALETYGTMDRQTIMAPAIELARDGFPVGPFFKKATGDWYDYYGYQPETAETYYKNGLPYEVGDIYTNEKLAHSLERISNEGESAFYTGEIAQAIVDSVNADGGVMSLEDLANYEVKVREPIVGSYRGYEIISSPPSSSGGTTIVEILNILENFDVGALEVNSPEYIHLLSEAFKIAYSDRGEYMADTDFVDVPLEGLTSKEYASERAKEIDLSVSQSYTSGDPYIYHSTNTSHISIMDKEGNMVSLTKSNNGGSGVMAKGTGILLNSECGDFATGSGLANSIDGNKRPLSSMSPTLVLKDGKPVMSVGSPGGTRIITTVAQVISHVIDHDMDVQEAIDAPRFFDGYEELKLEGRIPEAVSDELAEMGHKITRTLDWDDYYGGVHAVIMLEDGTLRGGADPRRDGKALGY